Genomic segment of Rhodococcus rhodochrous:
GTGCCTGGTGCCCAGCCTCGAGACCCAACCGCACAAGTTCGACGTCGTCGGCGTGATCCTCAGTGGCGTCGGACTGTTCCTGCTCGTTTTCGGAATCCAGGAAGGTTCCAGCCGCGACTGGGACGTATGGACCTGGACGATGATCGTCGCAGGTATCGCGGTGATGGTGCTGTTCGTCTTCAACCAGGCGCGCAACAAGGGTGAACCCCTCGTGCCGCTGGCCCTGTTCCGCGACCGGAACTTCTCGATGTCGAACATCGCGATCTCGTCGATGGGCGCAGCCATGACCGCCCTGATGGTTCCGGCGTACTTCTATCTCGAGACGGTCCGCGGATTCTCACCCACGCGCGCCGCCCTGATCTTCGCCCCGATGGCGATCGTCACCGGTCTGACGGCACCGCTCGTCGGCAAGTTCTCCGACCGGATGCCGCCGCGGGTGTTGCCCACCGTCGGCTTCACGCTCTTCTCCGCGTCGATCTTCGGGTTTGCGGTGCTCATGACGCCGGACAGCCCCATCGTGCTGTTCCTGCTCATCGCCGGTATCGCCGGCGTGTCCAATTCGTGCATCTGGGCACCGCTGGCCTCCACCGCCACGCACAACCTGCCCATTCACCAGGCGGGTGCTGGTGCCGGCATCTACAACACCACCCGTCAGGTCGGTTCGGTGCTGGGCAGCGCTGCGATCGGTGCCTTGATCTCGTCTTTGATGGCCGCGCAGGGACTCGGTGAGGTGCAGGCCGGTGAAGGCGGCGGAGCCGCGATGGGAACCGCTCTCCCGGAGCAGATCGCCGAGAAGTTCAGCACCGCGCTGAGCCAGTCGATGCTCCTGCCCGCGTCGGTCCTGATCATCGGGATCGTGGCGTCGGCGATGTTCGTCGGCCACGCCTCGTCGCAGCGGAAGGCGCAGGCCGGCACTTCGGCTGATCGGGCAGAGGTCACCGGCTGAGCCGGGTTCGCGTGTAGGGCCCGGTCGCCACGAACGGAAGAACGCTCCCACCGAGCAGGACTCGGTGGGAGCGTTCTCGTTCGCTCGGGAGTGTGGTCAGCCGTAATGGCAGACGTAGCTGACGGCCTCGGTCACCTCGATGTCGAAGGACGAGTCGCCGGGCACCGAGAAGGAGTCGCCTGCACCGTAGGAGGTCCAGTCCTCGCTGCCGGCCAACCGGACGCGGCACGCGCCGCTGTGCAGCTCCATGACCTCGGGAGCAGCAGTGCCGAAGTTCAGGGTCGCGGGCAGGATCACGCCGGCCGACTTGCGGGTTCCATCCGCCAGATGGAAGTTGTGGCTGACGCACTTGCCGTCGAAGTAGACGTTGGCACGCGGGTCGAGCGTCACGTTGGCGTAGGTCGAAGTCGGCTCACTCATGAGCTGGAGCGTAGCGAGGCGGGTGCAGGTCGCCGGTCGCCGGGGTCGGTGTGCTCCCGTCCGTCGCGAGGTGCATCTCAGGCGCCCTTCACCGAGTCGACGATGTCGAGATAGTGCTGGTTGTACATCACCGCGAGCACGTTGCCGAACGGGTCGACGACCGAGGCGGTGACGAACCCGGGACCGCGTTCGGTGATGCCCTCGTGCGTGGTGGCTCCGAGCGACAGGAGCCGCTCGTAGGTGGCCTCGACGTCGTCGACCGCCCAGTAGGTGAGCGTCGCGCCGGTGTCCGAACCGGTCCGGTGCGGCGGCGCGAACCGGCGCTCGATGAATCCGAGCTCGTGCTGGAAGTCGCCGATCCGGAACTCGACGTACGCCGGAGCTCCGTCGACCTCCCGTACGAAATACGGCTCGACACCGAGCAGTTCGGTGTACCAGTCGATGGCGGCACGCAGGTCGTCGACGATGTAGTTGGTGGTGGTGAGTCCTCGCAACATGACGGTCGTTCCTCTCGTTGGTCTTCTGGGAACAACTCTCGCAGTCAAAGTGCTCATCGACTGAGCACTTTCTTCGGGATACTCGAGGCATGCGCGCAGACCGGCTCGTCGCGGCCCTGTTGTTCCTCCAACAGCGTGGGCGGGTGACCGCTGCAGACCTTGCGGAGGAGCTCGAGGTGTCGGTGGCGACGGCGCGCCGCGACCTCGAAGCGTTGTCGGCGGCAGGCATCCCCGTCTATCC
This window contains:
- a CDS encoding DHA2 family efflux MFS transporter permease subunit — protein: MKTERNPWWGLSALVVGFFMILLDLTIVAVANPAIMADLQADINQVVWVTSAYLLTYAVPLLFTGRLGDRFGPKHIYLAGLVVFTAASLWCATSGTIEMLIAARAVQGLGAALMTPQTMAIITRTFAPDKRGAAMGLWGAVAGLASLLGPLVGGVLVDWQGWNWIFYINVPVGIIAFVLAACLVPSLETQPHKFDVVGVILSGVGLFLLVFGIQEGSSRDWDVWTWTMIVAGIAVMVLFVFNQARNKGEPLVPLALFRDRNFSMSNIAISSMGAAMTALMVPAYFYLETVRGFSPTRAALIFAPMAIVTGLTAPLVGKFSDRMPPRVLPTVGFTLFSASIFGFAVLMTPDSPIVLFLLIAGIAGVSNSCIWAPLASTATHNLPIHQAGAGAGIYNTTRQVGSVLGSAAIGALISSLMAAQGLGEVQAGEGGGAAMGTALPEQIAEKFSTALSQSMLLPASVLIIGIVASAMFVGHASSQRKAQAGTSADRAEVTG
- a CDS encoding pyrimidine/purine nucleoside phosphorylase; its protein translation is MSEPTSTYANVTLDPRANVYFDGKCVSHNFHLADGTRKSAGVILPATLNFGTAAPEVMELHSGACRVRLAGSEDWTSYGAGDSFSVPGDSSFDIEVTEAVSYVCHYG
- a CDS encoding VOC family protein; this encodes MLRGLTTTNYIVDDLRAAIDWYTELLGVEPYFVREVDGAPAYVEFRIGDFQHELGFIERRFAPPHRTGSDTGATLTYWAVDDVEATYERLLSLGATTHEGITERGPGFVTASVVDPFGNVLAVMYNQHYLDIVDSVKGA